The Arcobacter porcinus sequence ACTCCAGTAAATATTTATTTGTCTGCTGGACAACTAGCTGCTATTGATGAAAAAATAAAAGAGATTGGTTTTTCAGTTAGACAAGATTATTTTAGAAAATTGTTAAGAGCTGATATTCCTGATTTTGATGAATTATAAAAAGGAATATTAATATATGGATCCAAAAAAAAGATTAAATATAAAAGCTGGGCTAAAAGTGAATATTGTTCTTAAAGCAGACCAAAGAACTAATAAACTAACTCAAGGAATTGTAAAAGATATTCTAACAAATTCACCAACTCATCCTCATGGAATAAAAGTAAGATTACAAGATGGACAAGTTGGAAGAGTGCAAGAAATATTATAAAGTTAATTTAGAGATACAAAATAAGTTAAATAAATTTGTTAAGAAGAATAATATTAGGAAAACTGGTATGAAATTATCAAAAATAAAATATGGAATCAAAATTTTAATTGATGAAAAAAAAGTTAAAAATAATAAGTTAGAATATATTTCAGAACAACTTGATAACTTTGCAAAAAGTTTACAAATATTAAAGGTTGATAAATATTATTATGCTTGTTCAATGGACCTAGATTATATTAAATTTATTAAAGGGATAGAAAAAAATAACTGGTTTGGTCTAAACTTTGAATATATTAAAATAGAAAATATATTAAAAATATCTTTACAAGAATTTTATAAAGATGAATATCATAATGATTTGAGAGTTATTTTAGAAAATTGGATAAGTAATGGGGAGAAACCATTTATTATTAGAGAAGATAAAGAAATCCCAATAATTATTGAAGCTTATAATAAAGAATTTAATTCAAAAAAATCAAGAGTTATATTTTCTAATTTTTTAATAGATGATATTAAATTACCATTTAAAGAAGGAATGATTAAATTAATAAATGAAGATAATAACTTTATTGAAATTTATTTTCATGAAATCAATAACATATTAACTTTTTCAAGCAATAGTTTTTTAAAAGATGTTTTGCTTGATATATCCTCTAAAGAAAGAATTAGTGATATATTAGTAAGACAAAACATTGATAATGTATCTTATGAAACTATATTAAATTGTTTTTCAATTTTTCAATATATAATAAACTTTCGTAAAGATGAAGATAGAATAGAAGAGATTAAACAGTTAAATTTACTTAAAATTAAAAAAGGAATAAGAAAATTTAATTGTACTTTCATTGTTAGAGGGCATTCGAGGAATTACAATGGTGAATCAATATGGATTAACCCTTTTTTTAAAGGAAAAGGTAAGTTTAATCAAAAAGTTCATAAATTACAAAGAGATTCAATCAATAAAGATACTCTAAAAGCTATGAAAGAAGCTAAAGAGTCTAAAGGTGAAGAAATCACTTTAAAAGATTTGTAATTTTTACAGGTTCAATTGTTTAATGGTTAGTTATATATCTAAATATTGTATTTTATGTATAAAGAAATGCAAGGAAATAAATCATTACATTTCTATGACTAAAAGGGGTAATCAATCCCTTTATAGCTACTTGCTTTACAAACTAATAGTATTAATTTTCAACTGCCAAAGGCGGTATTTAAAATCAAAGTAACCCCGAAGGGGTCAAGGCTTTTAGTAAGCCTTGACTACTATGATGAAACATAGTACAATTACAATGATGATGAATTGGTTCAAAACCTCACCTCTTTTCGAGAGATAGAATTTTTGCCAGAGGTTGCAGCCTTTGGCAAAACCTCACAAAAGATTGTATCTAAATCAACTTTATTTTATTGAAATTGATAGATTTTAAATAGGCATTTAAAATTAAATCTATATTACAATTCTATTCCCCTTGATAATACTTTATCTATTTTTTTAAGTTGCTCTTTTATTACAAGAGAGCTTCGTGCTTTTTCCATAATTCCTAATTCTTTATTTATCGTTTTTAAACTTTTTTCTAATGTATATTTATAGTTCTCAAGTGTAGAATTTAAACTCTTTTTATCTTCTTTTAGTTCATTTTTTAAGAAATCAATTTTAAAATCACTATAACTTATTTCAAAATTATTTTGTTTTTTACATTCTTTTACAAAAGCATCATCTAATTTTTTTGGGTTATTAGTAAAGTTTTGTAAACCTTCATTTATATATTTATTTTTAAAATCATCATCTTTGCTTTTTTGAATCAATAATGAATTATCAAGTATTATTTCAGCATTCTTTATTAATTTTGCTACATTTTTTACAAAGTCTTTTTTTAAGATTTTTAATTTATCTTTATGATCAATTTTTTGGAAAATAGAAACTTTACTTTTATCAACATCATCTATAGCTTTTTCTATTGAAGTTGCTTGATTTATTAGATTTGTTAATCCAGCTTGAGACTCTAATAATTTACTACTAGTAGATTTTATTGTAAAGAAGCCTATATCACTATTTTCTAAAGCTTTTAAATGCTTTAAATTGTGTATATTTAAATCATTTTTATCTATTGTTTTTAAATCTTTATTTTTAAAAAAATCATTTGGAACAGTTTGAAAAGTTTTCAGATTTACATTTTTAATTTCTTCTAAAGGCGATTTTATAGAATCTTTGAAATTAATATCTTCTATTTTAGTAATATCTTTTAATCCTATGTTTTTACTAATAGTTGATCTTGTTATATTGTTTTTAAAAGAAGATAATTTTATAGAATCTTTTAAATTAACATTTACTATTTTAATATTATTTTTTAATCTTAAGTCTTCACTAATAATTGTTTTATTTATACTATTCTTAAAAGATTGTATATTTAGATTTTGATTAATTTCTTTATTTTTATTTTCATTGTAAGCCTCCCCAAATATTGGACTAAATAAAACAGAATAATTCTGCTAAAATTAATTTAGGAGAATTGTAAATGAGAAAGAGTAAGTTTACAGAGAAACAAATAGTAGAAATACTAAGAGAGATAGAAGATGGAGCACCAGTAGTTGAAACATTAAGAGCTAAGGGTGTAAGTAGAGATACCTACTATAAATGGAAGCAAAAATATAGTGGTATGCAACAAGCAGATCTTAAAAAACTACGAGAACTTGAGCGTGAAAATGCTAAGTTAAAAAAGATGTATGCAGAAATGGCATTGGCTAATGAAGCTTTAAAAGATGCAATCGAAAAAAAGCTGTAAGTCCTGCAGATTATAAAGCCTTAGTAACACATCTAAGTGATAAATTTAAATTTAGTATCTCAAAGGCTTGTAGATATGTAGGACTTAATAAATCAACATATTACTATCAACCTAAAATAAAAGATGATACAGATATTATTGATGTTTTAAATAAACTTGTAGATAAACATCCTAGAAATGGTTTCTTTTTAATATATCATAGGATTAGGAAACTGGGATATAAATGGAATCATAAAAGAGTTTATAGGGTATATAAAGCTCTTGGCTTAAATATAAAAAGAAGAACTAAAAAAAGGATACCTGCAAGAATAAAACAGCCATTGCAATATCTATCAGCTCCAAATGAACAATGGGCAATGGATTTTATGTCTGATACACTTTATGGTGGCAGAAGATATAGAATATTAAATATTATGGATGAATTTAATAGAGAGCTTATAGAGTTTGAAGTTTCAAATTCATTACCATCAAATAAAGTAATACAAGCTTTACAAAGAGCAATTGATTTTAGAGGTAAACCCAAATCTATTAGAGTTGATAATGGTCCAGAGTTTATATCTCATAAACTTGAAGCATATTGTTATATTCACAATATTGAACTAAAATTCATTCAACCTGGTAAGCCTATGCAAAACTCAAGAGTAGAAAGATTTAACGGATCAATGAGAAGAGAGTTTTTTAATGCTTATATTTTTAGTTCATTAGATGAAGTTAGAGATATGGCCAAAGAGTGGATTGATGATTATAATTATAATAGACCACATACTATTTTAAATAAATTAAGTCCAGTTGAATATTTAGAACAGTACAATTTGAATGCAAATTATTCTGATTTAAGCTGTCCTAATTAAGGGGAGGCTTACATAATCATAAAGATTTTAAAGCAAGGATTGAAGCTCTTAATGATGAAAATGTAGATAGAAAACAAAATTTTCTTGAAGAGAATAAAACTAAAACAAATAATGTTGATAAAATCAACAATGATTATAATATTAATCATATGTTTGGATATTAAAATGTTTGTAGATTTTTATGAAAAAATGATGACAACCTTTAATCTCTTTATGGATAGTAAGTATCAAGCTGGTAGTGTTCAATATTCTGTGTCATCATCAGATAAGTCCTAAAATTCTATCATAAATTTAAACTATCATCAAGCCGTCCTTCAAAGTGGATGGCTAGTTGAGACAAAGTTAAACTCCAATTTCTAATTGGCATTGTCCATTTTTCTTGAGCATTTTTTATACCCATAAATAGTAGTTTTAGTAAGCTATCATCATTTGGAAAAGCCCCCTTAGTCTTAGTTAAAGTTCTAAATTGTCTATGTACTGATTCAATAATATTTGTAGTATAAATTACTCTTCTTATATCTTCAGGATATTGGAAATAAACTGTTAAATTTTCCCATTTATTTCTCCAGGATTGAAATACTATAGGGTATTTTTTACCCCATTTTTCTTCAAGTTTATCAAGTTCATATAATGCTTCATCTTTTGTAAAAGCTTGATATACAGATTTTAACTCTTGTGCAAATTGTTTTTGGTTTATAGATCCAACATATTTAATTGAATTCCTAATTTGATGAACTATACAAAGTTGTACTTCGGTATTTGGAAATACAGAATTTATAGCTTCTGGAAATCCTTTTAAACCATCAACAGAAGCAATAAGAATATCTTTAACACCTCTATTTTGTAAATCAGTTAAAACTTGTAACCAGAACTTTGCTCCTTCACTTTCATTCAAGTAAAGTCCTAATACCTCTTTTTTACCATCAACTCTAACTCCTAAAACTGTATAAAAAGCTTTAGCGATATATTTCCCATCTTCTTTTACTTTATAATGAATTGCATCAAGAAACACAAATGGATATACTGATTCTAGAGGTCTTGTTTTCCAATCATTAAGCATTGGTATTATTTTATCTGTTACAGCACTTATTGTAGCTTTTGAGAAGCCTACACAATAAAAATCCTCTATATGTTTTGCTATTTGTGAATAGCTATTACCTAGTGCAAACAAAGATAATATTTTATCTTCAATTTCACTTGTCATGGTTGTTTGATTTTTCTTTACAATTTCTGGTTCAAAGTTACCATTTCTATCTCTTGGAACATCTAGTTCGAATGTTCCATGATCACTTTTCATAGTCTTTGAGCTATATCCATTTTTTCTATTATTACTCAAATCTTGAGCAAGATGTGAATCTATCTCAGCTGCAAGTGCAGCTTCTGTTAATTGTTTGATTAAAGAGCCTAGAGCACCATTTGCTCCACCGA is a genomic window containing:
- a CDS encoding YwbE family protein; translation: MDPKKRLNIKAGLKVNIVLKADQRTNKLTQGIVKDILTNSPTHPHGIKVRLQDGQVGRVQEIL
- a CDS encoding IS3 family transposase (programmed frameshift), whose product is MRKSKFTEKQIVEILREIEDGAPVVETLRAKGVSRDTYYKWKQKYSGMQQADLKKLRELERENAKLKKMYAEMALANEALKDAIEKKPVSPADYKALVTHLSDKFKFSISKACRYVGLNKSTYYYQPKIKDDTDIIDVLNKLVDKHPRNGFFLIYHRIRKLGYKWNHKRVYRVYKALGLNIKRRTKKRIPARIKQPLQYLSAPNEQWAMDFMSDTLYGGRRYRILNIMDEFNRELIEFEVSNSLPSNKVIQALQRAIDFRGKPKSIRVDNGPEFISHKLEAYCYIHNIELKFIQPGKPMQNSRVERFNGSMRREFFNAYIFSSLDEVRDMAKEWIDDYNYNRPHTILNKLSPVEYLEQYNLNANYSDLSCPN
- a CDS encoding IS256 family transposase; the protein is MKIEIDVEQFAKDIKAGKSIGGANGALGSLIKQLTEAALAAEIDSHLAQDLSNNRKNGYSSKTMKSDHGTFELDVPRDRNGNFEPEIVKKNQTTMTSEIEDKILSLFALGNSYSQIAKHIEDFYCVGFSKATISAVTDKIIPMLNDWKTRPLESVYPFVFLDAIHYKVKEDGKYIAKAFYTVLGVRVDGKKEVLGLYLNESEGAKFWLQVLTDLQNRGVKDILIASVDGLKGFPEAINSVFPNTEVQLCIVHQIRNSIKYVGSINQKQFAQELKSVYQAFTKDEALYELDKLEEKWGKKYPIVFQSWRNKWENLTVYFQYPEDIRRVIYTTNIIESVHRQFRTLTKTKGAFPNDDSLLKLLFMGIKNAQEKWTMPIRNWSLTLSQLAIHFEGRLDDSLNL